A stretch of Desulfovibrio aminophilus DSM 12254 DNA encodes these proteins:
- a CDS encoding conjugal transfer protein TraG N-terminal domain-containing protein → MNFTVYAFNDGYSLASYLNGLIHFFGGDDWGGLVFLVVSLGMAGGLFMAVSASSPVNFIRSMFWPAVMYAAVFGPPCQLNIQDEFSNEVYTVSQVPFGIGLALSTTTAMEKAVIDLCEDYIEPVNAVKFKEFDFFGQVRAISEILVSDLGKNEPLKQTVSQYFDDCVLHGFADASINQWNFLTSSDLMVAMETPYNVFFTTVYNSDGTTTVKTCADAYYNVISPRVMGMGLSNSNDSSLAKVASVFGRRASDLAGIRSSLNNLASVYFSGHQDTADILFRQNFMMTALRSNLAQNNPQALGALTEAELKQKTGMASAAAVYIKQLPNLRAMFKLVILGLLPLTGAFFFIGWGKPLLHWFAALLWVSLFLPIEAIIHAAYMTHSVNELRGLIDVYGGFTWNNQIEILTWVSDTATIAGTLMFMIPSLTGMVLTWVAPKAGMAISSMLAGSRAHDRLVMSGGQGALEGAEQRGLARDQDQMNQMMMEAGDRYAGIQNFANRKIGEHSNVAVGRSFGQNPLTHESSGNLLNQALGTTMLNSGDSASHARAASDTVSLREAQGVAATAGAMKIAVQGRDLGQVTSQVAEVLKSSDQSVQDAFSKDQQRVLEEMQSQNLDKNLTATQRNEVATALTAAAWASGKVSGGLSTGFLGNLGIKGEIGGEGGARIDGNARATSGTGTTDAVAVRNAFSQGLKGSVATSISHRVAQATTEATKNADSRAFVERVNKSTNFQDALGLVKSSTAEIARARQESESYQSLQQVGTNYQIDVGQQIFGQMDANSLYSLSNERGFSQLHSVVNQGGGIDRMREAAYYDWRDTNTQNRAEGLETIAKLDKSHVGHLAGVGAAILQVRGEYAYSSEGGKLGDGAMITNQAQGVIAAQGEAVQKSEGMPEPKALRATHLVQPVHSDLKNRYNDTNDKLKQQYAEQDHPEWRAQVSEHSPLRAGEGAVKSAGRGFGNVVNEMKDGIRALKENMPEALD, encoded by the coding sequence ATGAATTTCACAGTTTATGCTTTCAACGACGGTTATTCCCTGGCGAGTTACCTCAATGGCCTCATTCATTTTTTTGGAGGCGACGATTGGGGGGGACTGGTCTTTCTCGTTGTTTCCCTTGGTATGGCAGGTGGGCTTTTCATGGCAGTCTCAGCGAGCAGCCCCGTGAACTTCATTCGTTCCATGTTTTGGCCTGCGGTCATGTATGCGGCTGTTTTCGGCCCTCCCTGCCAGCTCAACATTCAGGACGAATTCTCGAATGAGGTTTACACGGTTTCACAGGTGCCTTTTGGCATCGGTTTAGCTCTTTCCACCACCACTGCCATGGAAAAAGCCGTAATAGATTTATGCGAGGATTATATCGAACCTGTAAACGCCGTGAAGTTCAAAGAATTTGACTTCTTCGGTCAAGTTCGAGCTATAAGCGAAATCCTTGTCTCTGATTTGGGTAAAAATGAACCATTGAAACAAACAGTTTCGCAATATTTCGATGATTGCGTTCTGCATGGCTTCGCGGACGCCAGCATCAACCAGTGGAATTTTCTTACGAGTTCTGACCTCATGGTGGCGATGGAGACTCCATACAATGTCTTCTTCACAACAGTTTACAACTCAGATGGAACGACTACGGTCAAAACCTGCGCCGACGCCTACTACAACGTCATTTCGCCTCGGGTTATGGGAATGGGTTTATCCAACTCAAATGACAGCTCATTGGCTAAGGTGGCCAGCGTCTTCGGCCGCCGGGCTTCGGATCTGGCTGGAATCCGCAGTTCCTTGAATAACCTCGCCAGCGTCTACTTTTCAGGGCACCAGGACACTGCGGACATCCTTTTCAGACAAAATTTCATGATGACGGCCCTACGATCAAACCTGGCCCAGAACAACCCCCAGGCTTTGGGCGCGCTGACTGAGGCGGAATTGAAACAAAAAACGGGCATGGCCTCGGCTGCGGCCGTGTACATCAAGCAGCTTCCGAACCTTCGGGCCATGTTCAAACTCGTCATTTTAGGATTGCTTCCGTTGACTGGAGCCTTTTTCTTCATTGGATGGGGCAAGCCCTTGCTTCATTGGTTTGCCGCCTTGCTTTGGGTCAGTCTGTTTCTGCCCATCGAGGCCATCATCCACGCCGCCTATATGACCCATTCTGTCAATGAATTGAGAGGGCTGATAGATGTTTATGGCGGCTTCACCTGGAACAACCAAATTGAAATTTTGACCTGGGTTTCGGACACGGCGACCATCGCCGGAACGCTCATGTTTATGATCCCGTCGCTGACGGGCATGGTGCTCACCTGGGTCGCACCGAAAGCCGGCATGGCCATCTCCTCCATGCTGGCCGGCTCCCGAGCGCATGACAGGCTTGTGATGTCCGGCGGCCAAGGAGCGCTGGAAGGAGCCGAGCAGCGCGGCCTGGCTCGCGACCAGGACCAAATGAACCAGATGATGATGGAGGCCGGGGACAGGTACGCGGGAATCCAAAATTTTGCGAATCGTAAAATCGGGGAGCATAGCAATGTCGCCGTCGGGCGAAGCTTCGGTCAAAATCCATTGACTCACGAAAGCTCGGGAAACCTTCTGAACCAGGCCCTGGGTACAACTATGCTAAATTCTGGGGATTCCGCCAGTCATGCCCGGGCAGCGAGCGACACGGTGAGTTTGCGAGAAGCGCAGGGCGTCGCGGCCACCGCTGGCGCAATGAAAATCGCGGTTCAAGGTCGAGATCTAGGCCAAGTCACGAGCCAAGTCGCAGAGGTGCTGAAAAGCAGCGATCAAAGCGTGCAAGACGCTTTCAGCAAGGATCAACAACGAGTGCTGGAGGAAATGCAATCCCAAAATTTAGATAAAAATTTGACGGCAACACAGCGCAACGAAGTTGCCACGGCTCTCACCGCTGCTGCCTGGGCTTCAGGTAAGGTTTCTGGCGGATTGAGCACTGGATTTTTAGGTAATCTTGGCATCAAGGGGGAGATCGGCGGGGAAGGAGGCGCCAGGATTGATGGAAACGCAAGAGCCACGTCGGGGACCGGGACCACAGATGCAGTAGCAGTGAGGAACGCTTTCAGCCAGGGGCTGAAAGGATCCGTGGCAACGTCCATCAGTCACCGAGTTGCCCAGGCAACGACGGAGGCCACGAAAAACGCCGATTCCAGGGCCTTCGTCGAGCGCGTCAACAAGTCCACCAACTTTCAAGATGCTCTAGGCTTGGTAAAAAGTAGCACCGCCGAGATCGCCCGGGCGCGCCAGGAAAGCGAAAGTTATCAGTCATTGCAGCAGGTTGGAACAAATTACCAGATTGATGTTGGCCAGCAGATTTTCGGCCAAATGGATGCGAACTCTCTTTACTCCCTGTCGAATGAGCGGGGCTTTAGCCAGCTGCATTCCGTCGTCAACCAAGGTGGAGGGATAGACCGGATGCGGGAGGCGGCGTATTACGACTGGCGCGATACTAACACCCAAAATCGGGCTGAGGGCCTGGAAACCATCGCCAAGTTGGACAAAAGTCATGTGGGCCACTTGGCGGGTGTGGGGGCCGCCATCCTTCAGGTGCGCGGTGAATATGCTTACTCCTCTGAGGGAGGGAAGCTGGGCGATGGGGCGATGATTACTAATCAGGCCCAGGGCGTCATCGCCGCGCAGGGGGAAGCCGTGCAAAAATCCGAAGGTATGCCCGAGCCCAAGGCTCTGCGAGCCACTCATTTGGTGCAGCCCGTTCACAGCGACCTCAAAAATCGATATAATGATACGAACGATAAGTTGAAGCAGCAGTACGCCGAGCAGGATCACCCAGAATGGCGCGCGCAAGTCAGCGAGCACAGCCCCCTGCGCGCCGGGGAAGGGGCAGTGAAATCGGCTGGCAGAGGTTTTGGAAATGTTGTTAATGAAATGAAAGATGGTATCCGCGCATTGAAAGAAAATATGCCTGAGGCTTTGGACTAA